In a single window of the Porites lutea chromosome 14, jaPorLute2.1, whole genome shotgun sequence genome:
- the LOC140924465 gene encoding galanin receptor 2a-like, which yields MAFSNNNSDSDHEHVGIIEKHHQGFEIGIILCLSVASVVGFLGNGLVIAVIMRAKKLKSVMNRFILHLAISDMVVSVLAIPLFLFVNFNDKMVNDTTSLAVCKIARFFQYLSPEASMTLLITIGWNRHQAVVHPLNIMTYGTANKLILAAWVYALTVVAPSLYLTKLAQTAVDPVTNESLTYCATIPATTLPNTIYVYFLALFGYLIPLVSLIVLYGKIYKTVWRRKSGQLGDSRPEEAFIRSRKKVLKMFLTVIIVFLVTWLPLLLYISFIESAVNSSSSHVDYTRLITYSLGLCNSICNPFIYALFNKKFRAGCKDMFHVSFKAFQRKKSPVEAANGVALTPGTEERQMRVFARRGGFHGTKGNSKANSGKATNDKKANKPEKKETASLPVSQLIGRRFGRLSLRRVEGLDKDSSDAVRLVSYQRTVDPEEVMLHIPEWNISPQTVKSSVSLNTENCVKFADSADENDSDKSDTPPENRKFTAEYGRSAPENKGGYCILIDDVLTPVAERRTRTRSEGSAPRRTKHLRLRSLPATT from the coding sequence ATGGCGTTCTCAAACAACAATTCCGACTCAGAtcacgaacatgttggaataaTCGAAAAACACCATCAAGGATTCGAGATTGGGATCATTCTTTGTCTTAGTGTGGCCTCTGTGGTGGGATTTCTGGGCAATGGGCTTGTCATCGCTGTAATAATGAGGGCGAAGAAACTCAAATCAGTAATGAACCGCTTTATTCTTCATCTCGCTATCAGTGATATGGTCGTTAGCGTGCTCGCAAttcccttgtttttgtttgtgaaTTTCAACGACAAAATGGTCAACGACACAACAAGCCTGGCGGTTTGCAAGATAGCGCGGTTTTTCCAGTACTTATCTCCTGAAGCATCCATGACTTTGCTTATCACCATCGGTTGGAACCGGCACCAAGCTGTCGTGCACCCGTTGAATATAATGACGTATGGTACTGCGAATAAGTTGATTCTTGCCGCCTGGGTCTACGCTCTCACAGTCGTTGCTCCGAGCCTTTACTTGACAAAGCTGGCACAAACGGCAGTGGATCCAGTCACGAACGAAAGCCTGACTTATTGTGCTACCATTCCCGCTACCACCCTACCGAACACCATTTACGTCTATTTCCTGGCTCTTTTCGGTTACCTAATACCCCTGGTTTCGCTGATTGTTTTGTACGGCAAAATATACAAGACTGTTTGGAGGCGCAAAAGCGGCCAGTTGGGCGATTCTCGACCTGAAGAAGCTTTCATCCGCAGCAGAAAAAAGGTGTTGAAAATGTTCCTGACCGTTATAATTGTCTTTCTTGTGACTTGGCTGCCACTGTTGCTGTACATCTCGTTTATTGAATCAGCCGTCAATTCCTCGTCGAGTCATGTGGATTATACTCGGTTGATCACGTATTCTTTGGGATTGTGCAACAGCATTTGTAACCCATTCATTTATGCGCTTTTTAACAAGAAATTCAGAGCTGGCTGTAAGGATATGTTCCACGTGAGCTTTAAAGCGTTTCAGCGAAAGAAAAGCCCCGTGGAAGCGGCGAACGGCGTTGCGCTTACTCCTGGAACAGAAGAACGGCAAATGCGCGTTTTTGCAAGACGAGGTGGGTTCCACGGGACTAAAGGAAATAGTAAGGCGAATTCAGGAAAGGCCACCAACGATAAGAAAGcaaacaaaccggaaaagaaagaaacagcgAGTTTGCCTGTTAGTCAGCTGATAGGGAGGCGTTTCGGAAGGCTATCGCTGCGGAGGGTTGAGGGCTTAGATAAGGACTCCAGTGACGCTGTGAGGTTAGTAAGTTATCAAAGGACCGTGGATCCTGAAGAAGTCATGCTGCACATTCCCGAATGGAATATTTCGCCGCAAACCGTGAAATCCTCAGTAAGCTTGAACACAGAGAACTGCGTTAAGTTTGCGGACAGCGCGGATGAAAATGACTCGGACAAGTCCGACACACCCCCTGAGAACCGCAAATTTACCGCGGAATACGGAAGATCTGCCCCGGAAAACAAAGGTGGCTATTGTATCCTTATAGACGACGTCCTGACTCCTGTCGCCGAGAGGAGAACTAGAACACGTAGCGAAGGCAGCGCACCAAGGAGAACTAAGCACCTGAGGCTTCGTAGCTTGCCTGCCACAACGTGA